The following are encoded in a window of Rhodomicrobium lacus genomic DNA:
- the mtgA gene encoding monofunctional biosynthetic peptidoglycan transglycosylase yields MTDLAPKTFERLVEATRPHDDNGRHHRWRDRALRIVLIALALFLLAPYVLTLVFTVVNPPLSALMARQALLGRPVIHEWRDLDEISPNLIAQVIVSEDGRFCQHHGVDWQALDKAVDAVKAGKPKGGGSTITMQTAKNMFLWSDPAWLRKPFEIPLAAFMDAVLGKRRVMEIYLNIVEWAPGIYGAQAAARHHFKTSADDLSMQQAAQLAAALPNPKRRNAGKPGPRVAALANRLRARAVRESDGSFCVLEEEASAEEEAGRE; encoded by the coding sequence ATGACGGATTTAGCGCCAAAGACTTTCGAGCGACTGGTCGAGGCGACGCGCCCGCACGACGACAATGGACGCCACCATCGCTGGCGCGACCGCGCGCTGCGCATCGTTCTCATCGCTCTCGCCCTGTTTCTGCTCGCGCCTTACGTGTTGACGCTCGTCTTCACAGTCGTAAATCCTCCGCTCTCGGCGCTCATGGCGCGGCAGGCGCTTCTGGGGCGGCCCGTGATCCATGAGTGGCGCGACCTCGACGAGATTTCACCGAACCTCATTGCTCAGGTCATCGTGTCCGAGGACGGACGGTTCTGCCAGCATCATGGTGTCGACTGGCAGGCGCTCGACAAGGCGGTCGATGCGGTGAAAGCGGGAAAGCCGAAAGGCGGCGGCAGCACCATCACCATGCAGACCGCGAAGAACATGTTTCTCTGGAGCGATCCGGCCTGGCTCAGGAAGCCGTTTGAAATTCCGCTCGCGGCCTTCATGGATGCGGTGCTCGGAAAGCGGCGCGTGATGGAGATTTATCTCAACATCGTGGAATGGGCGCCCGGCATCTACGGCGCTCAGGCTGCGGCGCGGCACCACTTCAAGACGTCGGCGGACGATCTCTCGATGCAGCAGGCCGCGCAGCTTGCGGCGGCGCTGCCGAACCCCAAGCGGCGCAATGCGGGCAAGCCCGGCCCGCGCGTGGCGGCACTCGCCAACAGGCTGCGCGCGCGCGCGGTACGGGAGAGCGACGGCTCGTTCTGTGTGCTTGAGGAGGAGGCGTCGGCGGAGGAAGAGGCGGGTCGGGAATGA
- a CDS encoding phytoene/squalene synthase family protein, producing MDPIIALSHELIEKGSKSFAMAAKLLPRDTRYDAMMLYAWCRHCDDVIDDQILGFNRETGSEKSPQERLEGLRRDTSAALAGTASEPVFVALGRVAHKHHIPERHPMELLRGFEMDVNERVYETLEDTLDYCYHVAGVVGVMMAMIMGVRERPTLNRASDLGIAFQLTNICRDVVEDAKGGRLYLPRQWLREAGVPEDKVADPQYRGQVYEVTKRLLCEADEYYRSALFGMQRLPLGAAVGIGAARRVYRDIGRLVANRGESAWDGRAIVGPMRKLAAALSGATAAVRAHTTLRIGYAPPRDGLFTVPELGKPTQRNRPFAFLR from the coding sequence ATGGACCCAATTATCGCACTCAGTCACGAGCTTATCGAGAAAGGTTCCAAAAGCTTCGCCATGGCGGCAAAGCTTTTGCCGCGCGACACGCGCTACGACGCCATGATGCTTTATGCGTGGTGCCGTCATTGCGACGACGTGATCGACGACCAGATTCTCGGATTCAACCGGGAAACGGGGAGCGAAAAATCGCCGCAGGAGCGGCTCGAAGGATTGCGCCGCGACACGAGCGCGGCGCTTGCCGGAACGGCATCCGAACCCGTTTTCGTGGCGCTGGGGCGAGTGGCGCACAAGCACCACATCCCCGAGCGCCATCCGATGGAACTTCTTCGCGGCTTCGAGATGGACGTGAACGAGCGTGTTTACGAAACCCTCGAAGATACGTTGGACTATTGCTACCATGTCGCGGGCGTCGTCGGCGTGATGATGGCGATGATCATGGGCGTGCGCGAAAGGCCTACCCTGAACCGCGCCTCGGATCTGGGCATCGCGTTCCAGCTCACCAATATCTGCCGCGATGTCGTGGAAGATGCCAAGGGCGGCCGTCTTTACCTGCCGCGTCAGTGGCTGCGCGAGGCCGGTGTGCCGGAAGACAAGGTCGCCGATCCGCAATATCGTGGCCAGGTCTACGAAGTGACGAAGCGCCTTCTGTGCGAAGCCGACGAATATTATCGCTCCGCGTTGTTCGGCATGCAGCGGCTTCCGCTTGGCGCGGCAGTCGGTATCGGCGCGGCGCGTCGCGTCTATAGAGACATTGGCAGGCTCGTCGCTAACAGGGGCGAGAGTGCCTGGGATGGTCGCGCCATCGTTGGGCCGATGCGCAAGCTTGCGGCGGCCCTCTCGGGAGCGACGGCGGCGGTTCGCGCTCATACGACGCTCAGGATCGGCTACGCGCCGCCGCGCGATGGTCTTTTCACTGTGCCCGAACTCGGCAAGCCTACGCAGCGGAACAGGCCGTTCGCATTCCTGCGCTAG
- a CDS encoding polyprenyl synthetase family protein, with protein MTFTERLEDHASLVERHLDEWLSTEKLGAVPDRLLDAMRYGTLGGGKRFRPFLVIESAALFGVPVEKALNAGSALECIHCYSLVHDDLPAMDNDDLRRGRPTVHKAFDDATAILAGDTLLTVAFEIIAHESTHPNPAVRAALGLELARASGGAGMAGGQILDLMAPGKTLGEADIRRLQAMKTGALITYGCVAGGILGEASKAELAALKAYGDALGAAFQLADDLLDAEGDAAVVGKATGKDQEAGKGTLVSLLGLETARAKLQDLKAEALAALAPFKGREALLADAAEFVVARKF; from the coding sequence ATGACCTTTACAGAACGCCTCGAAGACCATGCAAGCCTCGTCGAACGCCATCTCGATGAATGGCTGTCCACCGAGAAGCTCGGCGCCGTGCCGGACAGGCTGCTCGACGCCATGCGCTACGGGACGCTTGGAGGCGGCAAGCGGTTTCGCCCGTTCCTCGTCATCGAGAGCGCGGCGTTGTTTGGGGTGCCGGTCGAAAAGGCGCTGAACGCGGGCTCCGCGCTCGAGTGCATCCATTGCTATTCGCTCGTGCATGACGACCTGCCCGCCATGGACAATGACGACCTGCGGCGCGGGCGGCCGACCGTTCACAAGGCGTTCGACGATGCCACGGCAATCCTCGCGGGCGATACGCTGCTGACCGTCGCCTTTGAAATCATAGCCCATGAATCGACGCATCCGAATCCGGCTGTTCGCGCAGCACTCGGCCTTGAACTCGCTCGCGCCAGCGGTGGCGCAGGCATGGCGGGCGGCCAGATTCTCGACCTCATGGCGCCGGGCAAGACGCTCGGAGAAGCGGACATTCGCAGGCTTCAGGCGATGAAGACCGGCGCGCTCATTACCTACGGCTGTGTCGCGGGCGGCATTCTGGGTGAAGCAAGCAAGGCCGAACTGGCAGCGCTGAAAGCCTATGGCGATGCGCTCGGCGCCGCTTTTCAGCTTGCGGACGACCTGCTCGACGCCGAAGGCGATGCCGCCGTCGTTGGAAAGGCGACCGGCAAGGATCAGGAAGCGGGCAAGGGCACACTCGTTTCGCTGCTCGGCCTTGAAACCGCGCGCGCGAAACTTCAGGATCTCAAGGCGGAAGCGCTCGCCGCGCTGGCGCCGTTCAAGGGCCGCGAAGCCCTGCTCGCCGACGCTGCAGAATTCGTGGTTGCGCGCAAATTCTGA
- a CDS encoding glucan biosynthesis protein → MLDRRSFMKLALAAQAAAALPAFAGTPAPGLRFGDPQPFSFDWLKAHAEALSKAPYAPPPRPDPATVAAIDYDAHGKLKYRQEYALYGDGHDAAFPITFQHVGYYFPKTVRMHALEPNAGGAVSREIIYDPAYFTIAPDSPAARLAPEPSCFAGFWVMEPRDGKDDWKKAEPWVTFLGASYFRAKGELGQVGMSARGIALSPGGSGHEEFPDFVSFWFSPAPPASRTVTVYALLNSPSVSGAYKFDLHRTSGVVMDIELTLFFREAVERLGLAPLTSMYWYGEKAKPAGIDWRPEVHDSDGLSLATGQGERIWRPLNNPSHITISSFADEHPRGFGLLQRDRVFDHYQDGVGYEKRPSTWVEPKGNGWGKGTVQLVEIPTDDEINDNIVVYWNPEKRPEPGDRIDLAYRIHWLADEPYPTPLARCVATRFGRGGEPGTVRPYGVRKFTVEFLGGPLKDLPNGVKPEVVVWASRGNIRSTVAEAVPDDVPGHWRTHFDLSVDGREPVELRLYLRAGDKVLSETWLYQYHPFVTDARPLGY, encoded by the coding sequence ATGCTCGATCGCCGCAGTTTCATGAAACTCGCGCTGGCGGCTCAGGCGGCCGCAGCGCTTCCCGCGTTCGCCGGCACGCCTGCGCCCGGCCTTCGTTTCGGCGATCCGCAGCCGTTTTCCTTCGACTGGCTGAAGGCGCATGCGGAAGCTCTGTCGAAAGCGCCCTACGCGCCTCCTCCGCGCCCCGATCCCGCGACCGTTGCCGCCATCGACTACGACGCGCACGGGAAGCTCAAATACAGGCAAGAATACGCGCTTTACGGCGACGGCCACGACGCCGCGTTCCCGATCACGTTCCAGCATGTCGGTTATTACTTTCCGAAGACGGTCCGAATGCACGCGCTCGAACCGAACGCGGGCGGAGCGGTCAGCCGCGAAATCATCTATGATCCGGCCTATTTCACCATCGCGCCGGACAGTCCGGCCGCGCGTCTGGCACCGGAGCCATCCTGCTTCGCGGGCTTCTGGGTGATGGAGCCGCGAGACGGCAAGGATGATTGGAAGAAGGCCGAACCGTGGGTGACGTTCCTCGGAGCGTCCTATTTTCGTGCGAAGGGCGAACTCGGACAGGTGGGCATGTCCGCGCGCGGTATTGCGCTGTCGCCCGGCGGCTCGGGGCACGAGGAGTTCCCGGATTTCGTCTCCTTCTGGTTCAGCCCCGCACCGCCTGCATCGCGCACCGTCACCGTTTATGCGCTGCTCAACAGCCCGAGCGTTTCCGGCGCATACAAGTTCGACCTGCATCGCACGAGCGGCGTCGTGATGGACATCGAACTGACGCTGTTCTTCCGCGAGGCGGTGGAGCGGCTGGGCCTCGCTCCACTCACCTCCATGTACTGGTATGGCGAGAAGGCGAAGCCTGCCGGTATCGACTGGCGGCCCGAAGTGCACGATTCCGACGGGCTCTCGCTGGCGACGGGGCAGGGCGAGCGCATCTGGCGTCCCCTCAACAATCCCTCGCATATCACGATTTCGAGCTTTGCCGACGAGCACCCGCGCGGCTTCGGCCTGCTCCAGCGCGACCGCGTCTTCGATCACTATCAGGACGGCGTGGGCTATGAAAAGCGCCCGTCGACATGGGTCGAGCCAAAGGGCAACGGCTGGGGCAAGGGCACCGTTCAGTTGGTCGAGATCCCGACCGACGACGAGATCAACGACAACATCGTCGTTTACTGGAACCCGGAAAAGCGGCCCGAACCCGGCGACCGCATCGACCTTGCCTACAGGATTCACTGGCTCGCCGACGAGCCCTATCCGACGCCGCTCGCGCGCTGCGTCGCGACCCGGTTCGGACGGGGCGGCGAACCCGGAACGGTCCGCCCCTACGGTGTGCGCAAGTTCACGGTGGAGTTCCTCGGCGGCCCGCTAAAAGACTTGCCAAACGGTGTGAAGCCGGAAGTGGTCGTCTGGGCCTCGCGCGGCAATATCCGCTCGACGGTCGCCGAGGCCGTTCCCGACGACGTGCCGGGGCACTGGCGCACGCATTTCGACCTCAGCGTCGATGGCCGCGAGCCGGTTGAACTCCGTCTCTATCTGCGCGCGGGGGACAAGGTGCTGAGCGAGACATGGCTCTATCAGTATCACCCGTTCGTGACGGATGCGCGGCCGCTCGGCTACTGA
- a CDS encoding PAS domain S-box protein, with product MTREPSDRLKDLAGGGILPAGEAAFATLDARGQFLSANEWFCALAGRAEADLLRFRLCDVASGDWAAPDKLDGLAHRGCETRTNLVRADGGTVPVIATLTPVLRGMEFVCFHVLARAQSKAPSEAEDRRCRAVVDAVRGVLWTNTAKGEMRGEQPGWAALTGQRFDEYQGFGWKDALHPDDVQPTVDAWKAAVAAKSIYVFEHRIRRPADGQWRRYSVRALPVFDDAGEVSEWVGIHTDITEQRAAERAWLDLTANLKQRARAADEARERTWNHARDMFLITDSEGIFRAANPAWTTVLGWAPEEVIGKSYRDFLHPDDSSAATGEAFFARGGAKGTEVRFRHRNGTYRWTSWLVAPDGDLIYANGRDVTAEKESAEALERSEARMRAIFHTSYHSKCISALDGTLLDANPTSLAAIGADTAEVVVGRPFWDTPWFSETPGMTEFIRSAFAEAANGETVRREILLALPGGPRWYDFTMRPICGARGQVISVVSEGADITTRRQVQEALLRSQRLEAVGQITGGIAHDFNNLLTPIMGAFELLQRRIAPDERLRALVANAMQSAESARVLVQRLLAFARRQHLDTRAVDLKSLILGMRDLIARALGPRIVFRVTIAEGVPRVRVDPSQFEVALLNLAVNARDAMPDGGTITISASAKTVCEGDIAELAPGSYVALAFDDTGVGMTRDMLARAVEPFYSTKGIGKGTGLGLSMIHGLAAQSGGKLDLESEPGRGTCATLWLPVADAETTADGTPSPEQAALAPLAILLADDNGFVRDGVSAMLEGMGHTVIQTESGPCALDHLANDCACDVLITDQRMPGMLGNELVRRARDLRPGLPAVLMTGFADEEDAVMDTLPRLSKPFRSLELERAIALALGTHKAAPKS from the coding sequence ATGACGAGAGAGCCGAGTGACCGGCTGAAGGATCTTGCCGGCGGCGGGATTCTACCCGCAGGGGAGGCGGCGTTTGCTACCCTCGACGCCCGGGGGCAATTTCTGAGCGCGAACGAGTGGTTCTGCGCTCTCGCTGGCCGCGCCGAGGCGGATCTTCTTCGTTTTCGTCTGTGCGATGTCGCGTCGGGCGATTGGGCGGCGCCAGACAAGCTCGACGGACTCGCGCATCGGGGGTGCGAAACGCGGACGAATCTCGTGCGCGCCGACGGGGGCACTGTTCCGGTGATAGCAACCCTGACGCCTGTTCTTCGCGGAATGGAATTCGTCTGCTTTCACGTCCTCGCGCGCGCCCAATCGAAGGCGCCCAGCGAAGCGGAGGATCGCCGATGCCGCGCCGTGGTGGACGCGGTGCGCGGCGTTCTGTGGACGAACACCGCGAAAGGCGAGATGCGGGGCGAGCAGCCGGGCTGGGCCGCGCTGACCGGCCAACGCTTTGACGAGTATCAGGGGTTTGGCTGGAAGGACGCGCTTCATCCCGACGATGTGCAGCCGACGGTCGACGCATGGAAAGCCGCCGTCGCGGCGAAGAGCATCTATGTTTTCGAACATCGCATCCGCCGCCCCGCCGATGGTCAATGGCGCCGCTATTCCGTCCGGGCGCTTCCCGTTTTCGACGATGCGGGGGAAGTGTCGGAGTGGGTCGGAATTCACACGGATATAACGGAGCAGCGCGCCGCCGAACGCGCGTGGCTCGATCTGACGGCCAACCTGAAGCAACGAGCCCGCGCAGCGGACGAGGCGCGAGAGCGCACATGGAACCACGCTCGCGACATGTTCCTCATCACGGATAGCGAGGGCATCTTTCGGGCGGCAAATCCCGCCTGGACCACCGTGCTCGGCTGGGCGCCGGAGGAGGTTATCGGCAAGTCCTACCGGGATTTTCTTCACCCCGACGACAGCTCAGCCGCGACGGGCGAGGCTTTTTTTGCGCGCGGAGGCGCAAAAGGGACTGAAGTCCGTTTTCGGCACAGGAACGGAACCTATCGCTGGACGTCATGGCTCGTGGCGCCCGATGGCGATCTCATCTACGCCAACGGGCGCGACGTCACCGCCGAGAAGGAAAGCGCGGAGGCGTTGGAACGCTCCGAGGCGCGCATGCGGGCCATCTTCCACACGAGCTATCACTCGAAGTGCATCTCCGCGCTCGACGGTACGCTCCTCGACGCCAACCCTACCTCGCTCGCCGCTATCGGCGCCGATACGGCCGAAGTCGTCGTCGGCAGGCCCTTCTGGGACACGCCCTGGTTTTCGGAGACGCCCGGCATGACGGAATTCATCCGGTCCGCCTTTGCCGAAGCGGCGAATGGCGAGACGGTCCGGCGCGAAATTCTCCTCGCCCTTCCGGGCGGTCCGCGCTGGTACGATTTCACCATGCGGCCGATCTGCGGGGCACGCGGGCAAGTCATCTCCGTCGTCTCGGAGGGGGCCGACATAACGACGCGCCGACAGGTCCAGGAGGCGCTTTTGCGAAGCCAGCGCCTCGAAGCGGTCGGCCAGATCACGGGCGGGATCGCTCACGATTTCAACAACCTGCTGACGCCCATCATGGGCGCGTTTGAGCTTCTTCAGCGGAGGATCGCGCCGGACGAGCGGCTGCGGGCACTGGTCGCCAATGCGATGCAATCGGCGGAAAGCGCTCGTGTTCTCGTTCAGCGTCTGCTTGCCTTCGCGCGGCGGCAGCATCTCGACACGCGCGCCGTCGATCTCAAGAGTCTGATCCTGGGGATGCGCGATCTGATCGCACGCGCACTTGGCCCGCGGATCGTTTTTCGCGTCACGATTGCCGAGGGGGTGCCGCGTGTGCGGGTGGACCCAAGCCAGTTCGAGGTCGCGCTCCTGAATCTTGCGGTGAACGCTCGCGATGCGATGCCGGATGGCGGCACCATCACGATTTCGGCCTCAGCGAAGACGGTTTGCGAGGGAGACATCGCGGAACTCGCGCCGGGATCTTACGTTGCGTTGGCTTTCGATGACACCGGAGTGGGGATGACGAGGGACATGCTGGCCCGCGCGGTGGAGCCATTCTATTCGACCAAGGGGATCGGCAAGGGAACCGGCCTTGGCCTTTCGATGATCCACGGTCTCGCCGCTCAGTCGGGCGGCAAGCTCGACCTCGAAAGCGAGCCTGGCCGGGGGACCTGCGCGACGTTGTGGCTTCCGGTCGCCGATGCGGAGACGACCGCCGATGGCACGCCATCTCCGGAGCAGGCGGCCCTTGCGCCGCTTGCCATCCTTCTCGCGGACGACAACGGCTTTGTGCGCGATGGAGTATCTGCGATGCTGGAGGGCATGGGACACACCGTGATTCAGACGGAAAGCGGTCCCTGCGCGCTGGACCATCTTGCGAACGATTGTGCCTGCGACGTGCTGATCACCGATCAGCGCATGCCGGGGATGTTGGGCAATGAACTCGTCCGGCGCGCGCGAGACCTGCGGCCGGGTCTGCCCGCCGTGCTGATGACGGGCTTCGCGGATGAGGAGGATGCGGTCATGGATACCTTGCCGCGTCTTTCCAAGCCGTTCCGCTCATTGGAACTCGAACGCGCAATCGCCTTGGCGCTGGGCACGCACAAGGCGGCGCCGAAATCCTAG
- the crtY gene encoding lycopene beta-cyclase CrtY produces MSDRDFDVILAGGGLAATLAAYRLRQIRPELSVLVLEADDKLGGNHTWSFHTSDISEDAWEWIAPFVAHSWSEQQVRFPKHTRMLKSGYNSIFSETLHAAAFPVLKDSVRFSARVLSVSPHQVVLSGGEVLRAPCVIDARGMGRVDNLTIGYQKFLGLVVRFERPHGQPYPIIMDATVRQRDGYRFVYTLPFTDDTMLIEDTYYSDNPAIDAHTHRDLCLDYARERGWAVAEIEREERGVLPIVLGGNVDDILEKNADGVPALGLRGGFFHHTTSYSFPFAVRCADAIARMDHLTSESLHRLTVRWAHQHWSEQRFFRLLNRMLFWAAKPQTRYRVLQRFYDLNEPLIERFYSSSLTLADQARILIGWPPVPIHKALRVMGETRVNPIPQPVSSPS; encoded by the coding sequence ATGAGCGACCGCGATTTCGACGTCATCCTTGCTGGCGGTGGTCTTGCCGCCACGCTTGCAGCCTACCGTCTGCGCCAAATCAGGCCGGAATTGTCGGTTCTCGTTCTCGAAGCCGACGACAAACTCGGTGGCAATCACACCTGGTCATTCCACACGTCAGATATATCAGAGGACGCGTGGGAGTGGATTGCGCCCTTTGTCGCACATTCCTGGTCCGAGCAGCAGGTGCGCTTCCCCAAACACACGCGCATGCTGAAATCCGGCTACAACTCCATATTCTCCGAAACGCTGCACGCCGCCGCTTTTCCGGTTCTGAAGGACAGCGTCCGATTCTCGGCGCGCGTCTTGAGCGTTTCTCCACATCAGGTGGTGCTCTCCGGCGGCGAGGTGCTGCGCGCGCCCTGCGTCATCGATGCGCGCGGGATGGGTCGCGTCGATAACCTCACCATCGGCTATCAGAAATTCCTCGGTCTTGTCGTCCGCTTTGAGCGGCCGCACGGCCAACCCTATCCCATCATCATGGATGCGACGGTTCGCCAGCGTGACGGATATCGTTTCGTGTATACCCTGCCTTTCACGGACGACACCATGCTGATCGAAGACACATATTACAGCGACAACCCCGCGATCGACGCGCACACGCATCGCGACCTGTGCCTCGATTATGCGCGTGAGCGCGGCTGGGCGGTTGCGGAGATCGAGCGCGAGGAGCGGGGCGTCCTTCCGATCGTGCTTGGCGGCAATGTCGACGATATCCTGGAAAAGAATGCCGACGGCGTGCCGGCGCTTGGCCTTCGCGGCGGCTTCTTTCACCACACGACAAGCTATTCCTTCCCTTTCGCGGTGCGCTGTGCCGACGCAATCGCCAGAATGGATCATCTGACGAGCGAATCGCTCCATCGCCTGACCGTCAGATGGGCTCATCAGCACTGGAGCGAGCAGCGGTTTTTCCGTCTGCTGAACCGGATGCTGTTCTGGGCCGCCAAGCCGCAGACCCGCTACCGCGTGTTGCAGCGCTTCTACGATCTCAACGAGCCGCTGATCGAGCGCTTCTACAGCTCTAGCCTTACTCTTGCGGATCAGGCCCGCATTCTTATAGGCTGGCCACCCGTTCCAATTCATAAGGCCTTGAGGGTCATGGGAGAAACTCGCGTCAATCCCATCCCTCAGCCCGTTTCATCGCCGAGCTGA
- a CDS encoding response regulator: MMEQRALAGARVLIVEDDALSAHVAQEMLAELGCSVTGVAASVDQALDEINSKKPLDCVMLDVRLGRELSSDIATYLLQQNLPFIICSGYDIKLPGMNIPVVDKPYTVAALAQALNQALAQRSA, encoded by the coding sequence ATGATGGAGCAACGAGCCCTTGCGGGCGCGCGCGTTCTGATTGTCGAGGACGACGCTTTATCAGCCCACGTGGCGCAGGAGATGCTTGCGGAGCTTGGCTGTAGTGTCACGGGCGTGGCCGCTTCCGTGGATCAGGCTCTCGACGAGATCAACAGCAAAAAGCCTCTCGACTGCGTGATGCTCGACGTTCGTCTCGGGCGTGAGCTTTCGAGCGACATAGCAACCTATCTGCTGCAACAGAATCTGCCGTTCATCATTTGCAGCGGCTACGACATCAAGCTGCCCGGCATGAATATCCCGGTGGTGGACAAGCCTTATACAGTCGCCGCCCTCGCGCAGGCGCTCAACCAGGCGCTGGCGCAAAGGTCGGCGTGA
- the fdxA gene encoding ferredoxin FdxA: MTYVVLDACIKCKFTDCVEVCPVDCFYEGANMLVINPDECIDCGVCEPECPVDAIKPDTEPGLEKFLEVNREYAALWPNITVKKPPLPDYEKFQQEAEKFEKYFSPEPGEGDAE, encoded by the coding sequence ATGACCTACGTTGTGCTGGATGCCTGCATCAAGTGCAAGTTCACCGATTGCGTAGAGGTCTGCCCCGTCGATTGCTTCTACGAGGGCGCGAATATGCTGGTGATCAACCCGGACGAATGCATCGATTGCGGCGTCTGCGAACCGGAATGCCCGGTCGACGCGATCAAGCCCGATACCGAGCCGGGCCTTGAGAAGTTCCTCGAAGTGAACCGCGAATACGCGGCGCTTTGGCCGAACATCACCGTGAAGAAGCCGCCCCTGCCCGATTACGAAAAGTTCCAGCAGGAAGCCGAGAAGTTCGAGAAATATTTCTCGCCCGAACCCGGCGAAGGCGACGCGGAATAA
- the rpsD gene encoding 30S ribosomal protein S4, with protein MTKRATAKHKIDRRLGENLWGRPKSPLNKREYGPGQHGQRRRGKTSDFGTQLKAKQKLKGYYGNITERQFRLIYAEATRLRGDTSENLIGLLERRLDAVVYRAKFVATPFAARQFISHGHISVNGRRVNIPSYRVRAGDVVEVREKAKSLAFVLEATQSTERDVPDYLEVDHSKLTARLSRIPQLSDVPYPVVMEPNLVVEFYSR; from the coding sequence ATGACGAAGCGCGCGACCGCGAAACATAAAATCGACCGCCGCCTTGGCGAAAATCTCTGGGGCCGCCCGAAGAGCCCGCTCAACAAGCGTGAATACGGCCCCGGCCAGCACGGCCAGCGCCGCCGCGGCAAGACGTCCGACTTCGGCACACAGCTCAAGGCGAAGCAGAAGCTCAAGGGCTATTACGGCAACATCACGGAGCGGCAGTTCCGCCTGATCTACGCAGAAGCGACGCGCCTTCGCGGCGACACCTCGGAAAACCTGATCGGCCTTCTCGAACGCCGTCTCGACGCGGTCGTCTATCGCGCGAAGTTTGTCGCGACGCCGTTCGCCGCCCGTCAGTTCATCAGCCACGGCCATATCTCCGTCAACGGCCGCCGCGTCAACATCCCGAGCTACCGCGTTCGCGCGGGCGACGTGGTCGAAGTGCGCGAAAAGGCGAAGAGCCTTGCCTTCGTTCTGGAAGCGACGCAGAGCACCGAGCGCGATGTGCCGGACTATCTCGAAGTCGATCACAGCAAACTGACCGCGCGCCTTTCGCGCATCCCGCAACTCTCGGATGTTCCCTATCCGGTGGTGATGGAGCCGAATCTGGTCGTCGAATTCTACTCGCGCTAA